The Lacipirellula parvula genome window below encodes:
- a CDS encoding AMP-binding protein produces the protein MRSVAELLRRRAAERPDQLAFAFLAESGGSDASQRVEWTYAELDRRARAVAVELSRVAAPGDRAVLIFPPGLDFIAAFFGCLYAGVLPAPATYPKPRRPSSRLDAIVADCKPTAALTTSETLGLMQLDEQSPAVRTLEWIAVDRCRDAESFKQLVPRTPSDAAFLQYTSGSTSQPRGVVVTHGNLLHNLELIRTGFGLAPAEEAVAPQSGVFWLPAYHDMGLIGGILTPMYVGGTSYFLAPATFLQRPVTWLETISRTGAAISGAPNFAYELCARKITPEQRAGLDLSRWKLAFCGAEPIDSRALDEFAVAFGPQGFRTAAYYPCYGLAEGTLMVTGGGGANGPRVLHADRARLAKHRLAAVAAGEASQPLVSCGRPLGDQLVRVVDPQTFEPCLEGQVGEIWVSGGSVAKGYWNHPEELWQTFGGRLADGSGPFLRTGDLGAFDGGELFVTGRAKDVIIIRGRNLYPQDVERTAQQAHAAIDLGAAFAVEVDGHEQLVVVHQVRREHRREDMAPVLRAIRAAIVEEHDVDPYQIVLVRPGGVPLTSSGKIQRSHCRDMLATNGLEQLAAWQQSPTATPVDELAETVTFRADAAVAVGADGRPEFLHRLAELTPPELAEQIQTWMMNWLEERAEPGAGEMSPTAPFAESGMDSLTALELNVEFEKVLGVRLPPAAAWSYPTPELLSRYLADEMLGTASANAPGDSETDSWFAAMEADGQPK, from the coding sequence ATGAGAAGCGTCGCCGAACTATTGCGCCGTCGTGCCGCCGAGCGTCCCGATCAACTGGCGTTCGCCTTCCTCGCCGAGTCTGGCGGAAGCGACGCCAGCCAGCGGGTTGAGTGGACCTACGCTGAACTCGATCGCCGTGCTCGTGCCGTGGCCGTTGAGCTCAGCCGCGTGGCAGCGCCAGGCGACCGGGCGGTGCTCATCTTCCCGCCAGGGCTTGATTTCATCGCCGCGTTCTTTGGCTGCTTGTATGCCGGCGTGCTGCCGGCGCCAGCGACCTATCCGAAGCCGCGTCGCCCGTCGTCTCGGCTCGATGCGATCGTTGCTGACTGCAAGCCGACCGCCGCACTCACCACGAGTGAAACGCTCGGCCTGATGCAGCTCGACGAGCAATCGCCGGCCGTGCGGACGCTGGAGTGGATCGCCGTCGACCGTTGCCGTGATGCGGAATCGTTCAAACAGTTGGTTCCGCGAACGCCAAGCGACGCTGCGTTCCTCCAATACACTTCGGGCAGCACCTCGCAGCCGCGCGGCGTCGTTGTAACGCACGGCAATTTGCTCCATAACCTGGAGCTGATTCGCACGGGCTTTGGGTTAGCGCCGGCGGAAGAAGCCGTGGCGCCGCAATCGGGCGTCTTCTGGCTGCCGGCCTACCACGACATGGGACTAATCGGCGGCATCCTGACGCCGATGTACGTCGGCGGCACGTCTTACTTCCTGGCGCCCGCGACCTTCCTGCAACGGCCGGTCACTTGGCTGGAAACGATCTCGCGGACCGGCGCCGCGATCAGCGGGGCGCCGAACTTCGCTTACGAACTTTGTGCTCGCAAGATTACGCCTGAGCAGCGTGCCGGGCTCGACCTCAGCCGCTGGAAGCTTGCCTTCTGCGGCGCCGAGCCGATTGATTCTCGCGCTCTCGATGAATTCGCCGTGGCGTTCGGGCCGCAAGGCTTCCGCACCGCAGCCTACTATCCCTGCTACGGCCTCGCCGAGGGGACGCTAATGGTGACGGGCGGCGGCGGGGCCAACGGGCCGCGCGTGCTCCATGCCGATCGGGCCCGACTGGCGAAGCATCGTCTCGCTGCGGTAGCGGCAGGCGAGGCGTCGCAACCGCTGGTAAGCTGCGGCCGGCCGCTCGGCGATCAACTCGTGCGGGTCGTCGATCCGCAGACGTTCGAGCCGTGCCTCGAAGGGCAGGTCGGTGAGATTTGGGTCAGCGGCGGTTCGGTGGCGAAAGGTTACTGGAACCACCCGGAAGAGTTATGGCAAACGTTCGGCGGCCGCTTGGCTGACGGCAGCGGGCCGTTCCTACGGACTGGCGACCTTGGCGCCTTCGATGGCGGCGAACTCTTCGTCACCGGTCGTGCGAAGGATGTGATCATCATTCGCGGCCGCAACCTCTATCCGCAGGATGTCGAGCGGACCGCTCAGCAAGCTCACGCCGCGATCGATCTCGGCGCCGCCTTCGCGGTGGAAGTCGATGGTCACGAGCAGCTCGTCGTTGTTCATCAAGTCCGCCGCGAGCATCGGCGCGAGGACATGGCGCCGGTGCTGCGGGCGATCCGTGCGGCGATCGTCGAAGAGCATGACGTCGATCCATATCAGATCGTGCTCGTGCGGCCGGGCGGCGTGCCGCTCACGTCGAGTGGTAAGATTCAACGCAGCCACTGCCGCGACATGCTCGCAACGAATGGCTTGGAGCAACTCGCTGCTTGGCAGCAGTCGCCTACCGCGACGCCGGTGGACGAACTCGCCGAAACCGTGACGTTCCGCGCCGATGCAGCTGTTGCGGTCGGAGCTGACGGACGACCAGAGTTTCTGCATCGGCTGGCAGAACTGACGCCGCCGGAGTTGGCCGAGCAGATTCAAACCTGGATGATGAATTGGCTCGAAGAGCGAGCGGAACCGGGTGCCGGCGAAATGTCGCCAACCGCGCCGTTCGCAGAGTCGGGAATGGATTCGCTCACCGCGCTGGAACTGAACGTCGAGTTCGAGAAAGTGCTGGGCGTGCGCTTGCCCCCGGCGGCGGCGTGGAGCTATCCAACTCCCGAATTGCTGTCGCGATACCTCGCCGACGAGATGCTAGGGACAGCTTCGGCAAACGCACCCGGCGATAGCGAGACCGATTCCTGGTTCGCCGCCATGGAAGCCGACGGCCAACCGAAGTAA
- a CDS encoding efflux RND transporter periplasmic adaptor subunit → MKLRFHITMVAVLLCGTLAGAAETTIDSVVLRPMVEAEVPARQTGVLATIAVEEGAAVAAGELLASLDDRAAKLAVAKAELERSQVQAKAASELRIEYADKALEVARAEMKRSSESNEKFARSISQSQLDVERLTAEKLELERRQAEHELEIDRYELKLKENGVESARLDLELHAVKAPFAGVVALVRGRAGEWVEPGAPVVRLVAVDRLRAEGFAPAEIAATTPVGSKVKFAIGAEGDAFPAGGHVEGTLRFISPEIDPITGQVRVWAEIDNSAGKLRPGQQGKLSLPTEIVAPTN, encoded by the coding sequence ATGAAGCTGCGATTCCACATCACGATGGTTGCGGTGTTGCTGTGCGGCACACTCGCCGGCGCGGCCGAGACGACGATCGATTCCGTCGTCTTGCGGCCGATGGTCGAGGCGGAAGTTCCGGCGCGGCAGACCGGTGTGTTGGCGACGATCGCCGTCGAGGAAGGCGCCGCCGTCGCGGCGGGCGAACTGTTGGCGTCGCTCGACGATCGCGCCGCCAAACTAGCGGTGGCGAAGGCGGAACTGGAGCGATCGCAGGTGCAAGCGAAGGCGGCAAGCGAACTGCGAATCGAGTACGCCGACAAGGCGCTCGAAGTAGCTCGCGCGGAGATGAAGCGCTCGAGCGAATCAAACGAGAAGTTTGCCCGCAGCATCTCGCAGTCGCAGCTCGACGTCGAACGGCTCACGGCAGAGAAGCTAGAGCTCGAGCGCCGCCAAGCGGAGCATGAGTTGGAGATTGACCGCTACGAACTCAAGCTGAAGGAAAACGGCGTCGAGTCGGCGCGGCTTGATTTGGAGCTGCATGCGGTGAAGGCGCCCTTCGCCGGCGTCGTCGCGCTCGTTCGCGGCAGGGCAGGGGAGTGGGTCGAGCCGGGTGCGCCGGTCGTGCGACTGGTCGCCGTCGATCGCTTGCGGGCCGAGGGGTTTGCACCCGCCGAGATTGCCGCCACCACGCCGGTAGGCAGCAAAGTGAAGTTTGCTATCGGCGCTGAAGGCGACGCCTTTCCCGCCGGTGGGCACGTCGAAGGGACGCTCCGTTTCATCAGTCCTGAAATCGACCCGATCACTGGCCAAGTGCGCGTGTGGGCGGAGATCGACAACAGCGCCGGAAAGCTTCGCCCTGGCCAGCAAGGGAAGCTAAGCCTTCCGACAGAGATCGTCGCTCCAACAAACTAA
- a CDS encoding TolC family protein → MRWTRHPAFVWSLLASLMLAEGCRVREKATFKAVDDTCYRALATKIEYPEVSPCSHNEQDWAAVQPLTLASLGQMEYWNMTLEEAVRITLAQSDVIRDLGGTVLRSPGTVETYWNPAVVETNPRFGVDAALAAFDAQLTSSVFGEKNDRALNNEFFGGGTRLLNQDLLVQQTQIAKRSATGTQFAARHYTDYDANNAPSNLFPSAWNTNFEVEARQPLLQGAGVEFNRIAGPSNTPGLYNGVLVARLNTDVELTDFEISVRDLLSNVENAYWDLYFAYRDLDAKIAARDAALETWRRINALYVSGRRGGEAEKEAQAREQFYRFQEDVENALAGRLLGGTSVNNGSGGGTFRGGGGVQVAERRLRMLVGLPPSDGRLIRPSDEPVSAPIRFDWTEITRESLVRRAELRRQRWVTRRFELEQIASRNYLLPRLDAVARQRWRGFGHDLLASDSTGRDRFDNAYMDLVSGDFQEWQVGFELNVPIGFRQGAAAARNAELQLTRARAVLREQEHLVLHDAANAMAEFDRTVVVTQTAGRRLDAARHQLDAVEAAYDADKAPLDFVLEAQRRLAEAESSYYQAMAEYAIAIKNVHFAKGTLLDYDGVVLAESRWPDKAYADAAERDRLRGRPRVLNYASARQPVVGGGTYDQHSLESNPLGLGIPVEKEAIKTPVEETAPTTPEPTLPFGAEPLPPVQLPAAPVAHSVVQPLALLPSFDANLTPATASSSTK, encoded by the coding sequence ATGCGCTGGACGCGTCATCCCGCTTTCGTTTGGTCGCTGCTCGCCAGCCTCATGCTGGCCGAGGGCTGCCGCGTGCGCGAGAAGGCGACTTTCAAGGCAGTTGACGACACCTGCTACCGAGCCCTGGCGACGAAAATCGAGTACCCCGAGGTTTCTCCCTGCAGCCACAACGAGCAAGATTGGGCGGCCGTGCAGCCGCTAACGCTCGCCTCGCTGGGGCAGATGGAATACTGGAACATGACGCTCGAAGAGGCGGTGCGGATCACGCTCGCCCAGTCGGACGTCATTCGCGATCTCGGCGGCACCGTGCTCCGTTCACCCGGCACCGTCGAAACGTACTGGAATCCCGCGGTCGTCGAAACGAACCCGCGGTTCGGCGTTGACGCGGCGCTGGCGGCCTTCGACGCGCAGCTCACCAGCAGCGTCTTCGGCGAGAAGAACGACCGCGCCCTGAACAACGAGTTCTTCGGCGGCGGCACGCGCTTGCTCAACCAAGACCTGCTCGTACAGCAGACGCAAATCGCCAAGCGTTCGGCCACTGGTACGCAGTTCGCCGCACGACATTACACCGATTACGACGCGAACAACGCCCCCAGCAACTTGTTCCCGAGTGCGTGGAATACGAACTTTGAAGTTGAAGCTCGCCAACCGTTGCTCCAAGGCGCAGGCGTCGAGTTCAACCGCATCGCTGGCCCCAGCAACACGCCCGGCCTCTACAACGGCGTGCTCGTCGCCCGGCTCAACACCGACGTCGAGCTCACCGATTTTGAGATTTCAGTGCGCGACCTGCTGAGCAACGTCGAAAACGCTTACTGGGATCTCTACTTCGCCTACCGCGATCTCGATGCGAAGATCGCCGCCCGCGATGCGGCGCTCGAAACGTGGCGGCGGATCAACGCACTCTACGTTTCCGGCCGCCGCGGCGGCGAAGCGGAAAAGGAAGCGCAGGCTCGCGAACAATTCTACCGCTTCCAGGAAGACGTCGAAAACGCTCTGGCTGGCCGGCTGCTTGGCGGCACCAGCGTGAACAACGGCAGCGGCGGCGGCACCTTCCGCGGCGGCGGCGGCGTCCAAGTCGCCGAACGCCGGCTTCGCATGCTCGTCGGCCTCCCGCCGAGCGACGGTCGATTGATTCGCCCCTCCGACGAACCGGTGAGCGCGCCGATTCGCTTCGACTGGACCGAAATCACGCGTGAATCGCTCGTGCGTCGCGCGGAACTTCGCCGCCAACGCTGGGTCACGCGGCGGTTTGAACTCGAACAGATTGCTAGCCGCAATTACTTGCTGCCGCGGCTCGACGCCGTCGCCCGGCAGCGGTGGCGCGGTTTTGGCCATGACCTCCTTGCCAGCGATTCAACCGGCCGCGACCGCTTCGACAATGCCTACATGGATCTCGTGAGCGGCGACTTCCAGGAATGGCAAGTCGGCTTCGAGTTGAACGTGCCGATTGGCTTCCGCCAAGGCGCCGCCGCGGCACGCAACGCCGAACTGCAACTCACCCGCGCCCGCGCCGTGCTGCGAGAGCAAGAGCATTTGGTGCTCCACGACGCCGCGAACGCGATGGCGGAGTTTGACCGCACGGTCGTCGTCACGCAAACCGCCGGTCGTCGGCTCGATGCAGCCCGCCATCAACTCGACGCCGTCGAAGCGGCGTACGACGCCGACAAGGCGCCGCTCGATTTCGTGCTCGAAGCACAACGCCGTCTCGCTGAAGCGGAAAGCAGCTACTACCAAGCGATGGCCGAGTATGCCATTGCGATCAAGAACGTCCACTTCGCCAAGGGAACGCTGCTCGATTACGACGGCGTTGTGCTGGCCGAATCGCGGTGGCCCGACAAGGCGTACGCCGATGCGGCTGAACGCGATCGCTTGCGGGGCCGGCCGCGGGTGCTGAACTACGCGTCGGCTCGCCAGCCAGTAGTCGGCGGCGGAACCTACGACCAGCATTCGCTGGAGTCGAATCCGCTTGGCCTCGGCATCCCGGTCGAGAAAGAAGCGATCAAGACGCCTGTCGAGGAAACGGCGCCGACGACGCCCGAGCCGACGTTGCCGTTCGGCGCCGAACCCCTACCGCCGGTGCAATTGCCCGCGGCGCCCGTTGCGCACTCGGTCGTGCAACCGCTGGCGCTGCTGCCGAGCTTCGACGCCAATCTCACGCCCGCGACTGCGAGCAGTTCAACGAAGTGA
- a CDS encoding site-2 protease family protein codes for MPAADYRRAVADRILPMRTRGDLHIVETAFDGDAAYMVKDPVTGEIFQFSSEEQALLTALRQPVSLRSLQRELETSFAPRRATIEQMQEFVNRVYEQGLLVGEIPGRGAELCERGRRHSRRERWSNLLQLLSIRVGGFDAGPLVDRLYRSLGWVFSRAGAVAVGLLMAAAIYVVVSHAGQIDTGLSGLQQLAQSRWLPIWFAAVALVKVAHEFGHALACRRFGARPREMGLLLLAGMPSLYCDVSDAWRLPSKWQRIAVSAGGMFVELIIASLAAIVWSISEPGIVQAIALSLLVVCSVGTLAINANPLLRYDGYYILSDWLETPNLAERARGLVGVAWRRWLLEEPDPVDPLLSPAKRRTLWIYAIGAKVYLALVMAGLFILMLKLARPYQLQNLVYSLAAVTLTGVLARPIGAAVRLATNPLVRSRWRWDRAALSASALLLGLTALYYLPMDRRVEAPLVIVPQQNHPLFAVAAGELRRALPAGAEVAAGDVVVELHNPELELARAEAAATVRERAVRVSQLRALQATSPAAGRQLPAARAELVDSEAQLAEYEAMVASLTIRAPHAGRVVAAPDRPADRRRSDQLATWSGSPLDLHNQGAWIEPKTPLCVIAGSSAAAAWAGVEQADVPVVSAGQTVHVLVDEQPFSALTGRVTHVASRGHANHAADRDGTPPAASPLGDARYHDVKIELDDALPLLPGSRGVAKITIERSNLGTLVMNALGRTFHRVF; via the coding sequence ATGCCTGCCGCCGATTACCGCCGCGCCGTCGCCGATCGCATCCTCCCGATGCGCACGCGCGGCGATTTGCACATCGTCGAAACGGCGTTCGACGGCGACGCGGCGTACATGGTGAAAGACCCCGTCACGGGCGAGATATTTCAGTTCTCCAGCGAAGAGCAGGCCCTGCTCACGGCGCTGCGGCAACCGGTTAGCCTCCGCTCGCTGCAGCGTGAACTCGAAACGAGCTTCGCCCCACGGCGGGCGACGATCGAGCAGATGCAAGAATTCGTCAATCGCGTCTACGAGCAAGGGCTGCTCGTCGGCGAGATTCCTGGCCGCGGCGCCGAATTGTGCGAGCGCGGACGCCGCCACAGCCGACGTGAGCGTTGGTCGAACCTGCTGCAGCTTCTGTCGATCCGCGTCGGCGGTTTCGACGCTGGTCCGCTCGTCGATCGGCTCTACCGGTCGCTCGGTTGGGTATTCTCGCGAGCGGGCGCCGTGGCGGTCGGTCTGCTGATGGCCGCCGCGATCTATGTCGTTGTCAGCCACGCTGGACAGATCGATACGGGGCTCAGCGGCCTACAGCAACTCGCCCAGTCGCGCTGGTTGCCCATCTGGTTTGCCGCGGTCGCCCTGGTGAAGGTCGCTCACGAGTTCGGCCACGCGCTGGCTTGCCGCCGCTTTGGAGCCCGGCCGCGCGAGATGGGACTGCTGTTGCTCGCCGGCATGCCTAGCCTGTACTGCGACGTCTCTGATGCGTGGCGGCTGCCGAGCAAATGGCAGCGGATCGCCGTTTCGGCCGGCGGTATGTTCGTCGAATTGATCATCGCGTCGCTTGCCGCGATTGTCTGGTCGATCAGCGAGCCGGGCATCGTGCAGGCGATCGCGCTCAGTCTGCTGGTCGTCTGCAGCGTGGGGACGCTCGCGATCAACGCGAATCCACTGCTGCGGTACGACGGCTATTACATTCTCTCCGACTGGCTGGAAACGCCGAACCTTGCCGAGCGGGCTCGCGGGCTCGTCGGCGTGGCGTGGCGCCGCTGGCTACTCGAAGAGCCCGATCCGGTCGATCCGCTCCTTTCGCCCGCTAAGCGGAGGACGTTATGGATTTATGCGATCGGCGCCAAGGTTTACCTGGCACTGGTGATGGCCGGCCTGTTCATCTTGATGCTCAAGTTGGCTCGGCCCTACCAGTTGCAGAACCTCGTTTACAGCCTCGCCGCGGTGACGCTGACGGGGGTGCTTGCGCGGCCGATCGGGGCTGCCGTGCGATTGGCGACCAATCCGCTCGTGCGGTCGCGCTGGCGTTGGGATCGGGCGGCGCTCTCGGCGAGTGCGTTGCTGTTGGGATTGACCGCGCTCTATTACCTTCCGATGGATCGCCGCGTTGAGGCGCCGCTGGTGATTGTGCCGCAGCAGAACCATCCGCTCTTCGCCGTGGCCGCTGGCGAGTTGCGTCGCGCGCTGCCGGCCGGCGCCGAGGTAGCGGCCGGCGACGTTGTCGTGGAACTTCACAATCCGGAACTCGAACTTGCCCGCGCCGAGGCCGCGGCAACGGTCCGCGAGCGGGCCGTCCGCGTCTCCCAATTGCGTGCGCTGCAGGCAACGTCGCCTGCCGCTGGGCGGCAGCTTCCCGCGGCTCGGGCTGAACTAGTTGATTCCGAGGCTCAACTCGCCGAGTACGAGGCGATGGTCGCTTCGCTGACGATCCGCGCTCCGCACGCCGGCCGCGTCGTCGCTGCTCCTGACCGGCCAGCCGATCGCCGCCGGAGCGATCAACTCGCTACGTGGAGCGGCTCGCCGCTCGATCTGCACAACCAGGGGGCTTGGATCGAACCGAAGACCCCGCTCTGTGTGATCGCTGGCAGTTCGGCCGCAGCGGCCTGGGCCGGCGTCGAACAGGCCGACGTCCCCGTTGTTAGTGCGGGGCAGACTGTGCACGTGCTCGTCGACGAGCAGCCGTTTAGCGCCCTCACGGGCCGCGTGACGCATGTGGCGAGTCGAGGACATGCCAACCACGCTGCCGATCGCGATGGCACGCCGCCGGCCGCTTCGCCGCTTGGCGATGCTCGCTACCACGACGTGAAGATCGAACTCGACGACGCGCTGCCGCTGCTACCCGGCTCGCGCGGCGTGGCGAAGATCACGATCGAGCGGTCGAACCTAGGCACGCTTGTGATGAACGCGCTGGGACGGACGTTCCATCGCGTGTTCTAG
- a CDS encoding biotin/lipoyl-binding protein, with protein sequence MSPRSPLTDAADASWLQLEELVERLHAAARSEATPREFYRRLLAETCAAVGATGGAGWRRVAPERLEVVAELQSDSAGVPPSIASRRDAVLRAFAAPQLAPTIAADAVGVESVIAPIADAAGGGAPGHGAIGALELWFPSSDSSTVQQGRRELASTLAAIAADFHALTELRERRATAGLQQHAVDFLRRIQQPRDLEGTAFAVANEARRLLQCDRVSLLLRRGEQWRLVCVSGVSRADRQSEMARLAARLAEDVANWGEPITHVADRLDDADLPTRLAATLAEHLDHSHAWQLAAAPFSFGYSHLRDERVAGQGGERSSNRCDLVLIAERFDGAADDAVLRQLIEIGELAAPAVARAATLDQFTVRTMLAWSDRLAALREPVSRRRALWIAGGIVAAVLALIFVPATLTVEAPATLAAAIEREIFATATGSIAEVRVAHGDRVKQGDVLIVLTDPELALKLQQVRGEIAAAQERLDALAVTRTDRTLRDRETEDRLPLSAEQRQLEERLAGLKTQRQLLEERHAALTLRSPINGEILTPDVQTLLASRPVERGEALLTVTDASTGWFVNAEAAQRDVGEILAAQRAASGDNAEVTASVRLSGDVAQTYPAHLMAVSSAAPLAADGLEDAVPSMRVRLALDGEPPAEARPGMAAAVRIDCGRRSIGYVWLHDMWATVYRWLTF encoded by the coding sequence ATGTCTCCTCGTTCTCCACTCACCGACGCTGCCGATGCTAGCTGGCTTCAGCTAGAGGAACTGGTGGAGCGCCTGCACGCGGCGGCCCGCAGCGAAGCAACGCCGCGGGAGTTTTACCGTCGGCTGCTAGCGGAAACATGCGCGGCAGTAGGAGCGACTGGCGGCGCTGGTTGGCGACGTGTAGCGCCGGAACGGCTGGAGGTCGTTGCAGAGCTGCAATCGGATTCAGCAGGCGTGCCGCCAAGTATCGCATCGCGGCGCGACGCCGTGTTACGAGCGTTCGCCGCGCCACAGTTGGCGCCGACCATTGCGGCGGACGCTGTCGGTGTTGAATCAGTCATTGCGCCGATCGCCGACGCTGCGGGCGGCGGGGCGCCGGGCCATGGAGCGATCGGGGCGTTGGAGCTTTGGTTTCCGTCCAGCGATAGCTCGACCGTTCAGCAAGGGCGCCGCGAACTGGCGTCGACGCTCGCCGCGATTGCCGCCGACTTCCATGCACTTACCGAGCTGCGCGAGCGACGGGCGACCGCCGGCTTGCAGCAGCATGCCGTCGACTTTTTGCGTCGCATTCAACAACCGCGCGATTTGGAGGGGACGGCGTTCGCGGTTGCTAACGAGGCTCGTCGACTGCTGCAGTGCGATCGCGTGTCGTTGCTACTGCGTCGCGGCGAACAGTGGCGGCTCGTCTGCGTGAGCGGCGTTAGTCGCGCTGATCGGCAGAGCGAGATGGCTCGCCTCGCCGCTCGGCTCGCGGAAGACGTTGCCAATTGGGGTGAGCCGATTACGCACGTCGCCGATCGGCTCGACGACGCCGATTTGCCGACGCGGCTGGCGGCGACGCTGGCCGAGCATCTCGATCATTCCCACGCCTGGCAGTTAGCTGCGGCGCCATTTTCTTTTGGTTATTCGCATTTGCGCGACGAGCGAGTCGCCGGGCAGGGAGGCGAGCGCAGTTCGAATCGCTGCGATCTAGTGCTCATCGCCGAGCGTTTCGACGGGGCCGCGGATGACGCCGTGCTGCGGCAACTCATCGAGATTGGCGAACTGGCCGCTCCGGCGGTTGCGAGGGCTGCGACGCTCGATCAGTTTACGGTGCGGACGATGCTGGCGTGGTCAGATCGACTGGCGGCGCTCCGCGAGCCGGTTAGTCGCCGCCGTGCGTTGTGGATTGCCGGCGGCATCGTCGCCGCAGTGCTCGCGCTGATTTTTGTGCCGGCGACGCTGACGGTGGAGGCGCCCGCGACGCTCGCCGCGGCCATCGAACGTGAGATTTTTGCGACGGCGACAGGTTCGATTGCCGAGGTTCGCGTCGCTCACGGCGATCGCGTGAAGCAAGGCGACGTGCTGATTGTGCTCACTGACCCTGAGCTTGCCCTCAAGCTGCAACAAGTGCGCGGCGAAATTGCGGCGGCTCAAGAGCGGCTCGATGCGCTCGCCGTGACGCGGACTGACCGGACGCTCCGCGACCGTGAAACGGAAGATCGCCTGCCGCTCTCCGCCGAGCAACGGCAACTCGAAGAACGGCTAGCCGGGCTGAAAACGCAGCGGCAGTTACTTGAAGAGCGGCATGCGGCGCTCACGCTGCGGAGCCCGATCAACGGCGAGATTCTCACCCCCGATGTTCAAACGCTGCTCGCGTCGCGGCCTGTCGAGCGTGGCGAGGCGCTTCTCACCGTGACCGACGCATCGACCGGTTGGTTCGTCAATGCCGAGGCGGCGCAACGCGATGTTGGCGAGATCCTGGCGGCGCAACGCGCGGCGTCGGGCGACAACGCCGAGGTGACCGCGAGCGTGCGGCTCTCTGGCGATGTGGCACAAACTTACCCCGCTCATTTGATGGCCGTCAGCTCGGCTGCGCCGCTCGCTGCAGACGGGCTGGAGGACGCCGTGCCTTCGATGCGAGTGCGGCTCGCGCTCGACGGGGAACCGCCGGCCGAAGCTCGGCCAGGCATGGCGGCCGCGGTGCGGATTGATTGCGGCCGCCGCTCGATCGGCTACGTCTGGCTGCACGATATGTGGGCGACGGTGTACCGCTGGCTGACGTTCTAG